The segment CTGCGCTCCGGCGTGACCCCCGACGAGATTGACCTCATCCTGTTGTTCGAGGTCACCGGCTCCCCAGACACCAGATTTTCCCCCAAGCGAGGCAGGCAGATGGCGAAACCCTTCGGCGTCCGGCTGGGCATTTTCCTCCTCGGCGTGGTCGTCGTGCTCGCGACCGTCCTGGGCGCCGGCGACCCCGGCCCGCTCCTTTCCACCGCCGACCCCGAGGACGTGGGGATGGATCCTGCGCGGCTGGCCCGCCTGGATGACCTGGTGGACGAAATCATCGCCTCGGGGCGGATGCCGGGCTGCGTGATTCTGGTCGGGCGCCACGGCGCCGTGGTCTGGCGAAAGGCCTACGGCATGGCCGAGGTCGAGCCCGAGCAGCGGCCCATGCTCCCCGACACCCCCTTCGATCTGGCCAGCCTGACCAAGGTGGTGGCCACCACCACGGCGGCGATGATTCTCCTGGAGCGCGGCGAGTTCCGCCTCGACCAGCCCGTGGCCTACTACATCCCCGCCTTCGGCGAGAAGGGCAAGGGCGACATCACCCTGCGCCAGCTCCTTCTGCACACCAGCGGCCTCCCCGCCTGGCAGGATTTCGGCAAGACGTGCTCCACCACCGCCGACGTCATCGCCGAAATCTGCGCCCTGGAGCCCAAGTACGCCCCGGGCGTCCACTACCTCTACAGCGACCTGAACATGATTCTTTTGGGTGAAATCATCCGCCGGGTGGATGGGCGGCCCCTGGACGAGTTCTGCCGGGAGGAGATTTTCGAGCCGCTGGGGATGGCGCACACGGTTTTCAACCCGACGGGCGCGTTCGCCGCGTCGGCGGCGGCCACCACCCGGGCCGAGGGCCGCGCCGACGTCCCCGACGGCACCATGCTCGTAGGCCGCGTCCACGACGCCAACGCCGCGGTGATGGGCGGGGTTTCCGGCCACGCCGGCCTCTTCTCCACGGCCGACGACCTGGCCGTCTTCGCCCAGATGCTCCTCGCCGGCGGGATTTACGGCGACACCCGCATCCTCTCGCCGGTGACCGTGAAGCGGATGACCGAGGAGCAGCTGCGGGTGGATTCAACCGTGCGCCGCGGACTGGGCTGGGACCTCCACTCCGACGAGTACTGCACCTCCGGCGACCTTTTCTCCTCCTCCTCCTACGGCCACACCGGCTTCACCGGCACCAGCCTGTGGGTGGACCCGGAGAACGACCTCTTCGTGATTCTGTTGGCCAAC is part of the bacterium genome and harbors:
- a CDS encoding serine hydrolase; the encoded protein is KNYGDAYEHYRRVLEVLPDDFIANQRVGYIYTVIGDWGSAEDYLEDALDIKPGDADTQSLLDYVRRKMAEGPPPGPVISQIILDGNANDEQDGILEAFGLKPGQPYTEESVNDGLERIRDYFRDRPIGGVSLEVRTEDQFDGRAVSLELEVVTGESAVLGAVELRGLVDTPMDVVEPILAAHGVFVGAPFDSHEVFTAVRELFETGYFVSVSRNLRSGVTPDEIDLILLFEVTGSPDTRFSPKRGRQMAKPFGVRLGIFLLGVVVVLATVLGAGDPGPLLSTADPEDVGMDPARLARLDDLVDEIIASGRMPGCVILVGRHGAVVWRKAYGMAEVEPEQRPMLPDTPFDLASLTKVVATTTAAMILLERGEFRLDQPVAYYIPAFGEKGKGDITLRQLLLHTSGLPAWQDFGKTCSTTADVIAEICALEPKYAPGVHYLYSDLNMILLGEIIRRVDGRPLDEFCREEIFEPLGMAHTVFNPTGAFAASAAATTRAEGRADVPDGTMLVGRVHDANAAVMGGVSGHAGLFSTADDLAVFAQMLLAGGIYGDTRILSPVTVKRMTEEQLRVDSTVRRGLGWDLHSDEYCTSGDLFSSSSYGHTGFTGTSLWVDPENDLFVILLANRLHPDNRQSAFNEVRARIHNVIAASIVE